From the genome of Pseudomonas helvetica:
CCCGGTACAAGCCAACGGCGTGTTCCTGCAACTCTCGGAATCGGCCGTCGCGGCACTGACCGCCAAGAGCTGGCGTTTCTATACCTTCATCGGCAAAGGCGGCGCCCGCTTCATGTGCTCGTGGGATACCGAGGTAGAGCGCGTTCGGGAATTGGCGGCGGATATTCGGGAAGTGATGGCGGGGTAATACCCTCACCAGAATGAAATGAAACTTTGTGGCGAGGGAGCTTGCTCCCGCTCGGCGGCGAAGCCGTCGTAAATTCAGCAAACACGGTGCACCTGACAGACCGCATGCTCAGGATTTGGGGCTGCTCCGCAACCCAGCGGGAGCAAGCTCCCTCGCCACAGAAAGATGATCGTTCCCACGCAGAGCGACACTAGTGACGCTCTGCATCCCTTCCCCGGAGTAACGGCTTAGAACTCGATCCGTACATCCCCTTTCGGCACGCTGCAGCACGACAGGATGTAACCCTCGGCTTCGTCTTCTTCGGTGATCCCGCCGTTGTGCTCCATCTCGACTTCCCCGCCCAGCTTCATTACCTTGCACGTTCCGCAAATCCCCATCCCGCAGGCTTTCGGAATCAACAGGCCAAGCTTGGCGGCGGCGGCGTGGACGGTTTCACCCGGCGCCACGCGGATGCTTTTGCCGGACGCGGTGAATTCCACTTGATGCAGATCGGCTACATCGATTTCCGGGGCGTCGGCCGCTTGTTCGGCTTGCTCCACCGCATCGGCACGAGCCTCGGGCGGTGTAGCACCGAAAGATTCTTCGTGGTAACGCTTCATGTCGAAGCCAGCGGCTTCCAGCAGGCGTTTGACCGCGTGCATGTAAGGGGTCGGGCCGCAGCAGAAGACCTCGCGTTCAAGGAAGTCCGGCGCCATCAGCTCCAGCATTTTATGGTTCAGGTAGCCGCGATAACCGGCCCAAGGCTCGCCCAGTCCGTGCTTCTCACAGATCAGGTGCAGACTGAAGTTATCGATCCGCGACGCCATGTGCTCCAGCTCGCGGTGATAGATGATGTCTTTTGGCGAGCGGGCGCTGTGGATAAACACCATGTCGACATTGCCGTTGGTGTCGTAGAACCAGCGAGCCATGGACATTACCGGGGTGATCCCGACACCGCCGCTGAGATAGAGCACTTTCGGTGCGGTGAAATCCATTGCGTTAAACAGCCCGACCGGCCCGTGCACCGCCAACTCCTGGCCTTCGTGCAGGGTGTCATGCAGCCAGTTGGAAACCTTGCCGCCCGGTACGCGCTTGATGGTCACCGAAAAGCTGTAAGGCACCGACGGCGAACTGGAAATGGTGTACGAGCGCATGATCGGCACGCCCTCGATTTCCAGCTCCAGGGTGACGAACTGCCCCGGTTTGAAGAAGAACATGATCGGCTGGTCGGCCATGAAGCAGAAGGTCCGCACGTCCCAGGTTTCCTGGATGACTTTGACGCAACGGACAATGTGCCGGCCATTGGCCCAGGTCTGGGTGGTTACCGGGTTCAGGAAACTATTGGACATGCTGATCTCCACGGTCGACTGTCGACCTCATGTTGCCGATTCTGCTCAAGGTGTGCAGTGGCCACTTACCTATCTACGACATTCACGTACTTATCGCGACCAGCCCACAACCACCGGGGGTTGAGCGTCGGGAACAGATTGGGCCATGTCGCCCATGGATAAGGTTCCAGCCTGCGCCGGCCCCACACTCGCTTCAACAGATAAACGCTGTTTTCTGCCTTGCGTTGCACTAACCGTAGCCACTATTCGCCGGCCACACAGATGGCCATGAGGACTTAAACGATGGACGTCACCACTACCTTGAGCTTGGGCGATCCACTGGAACCCGCACGCAAGGCCACCGCGCAGATGCTGCATGAGCGCGAGCGTACATTTTCGCTGCCACAGCCGTTCTACTCTGATGAGCGGTTGTTCGATATCGACATGCAGGAGATCTTCCAGAAAGAGTGGTTGATCGCCGGCATGACCTGCGAAATCCCGACCAAGGGCAACTTCCTGACCCTGCAGATCGGCAAGAACCCGATCATTGTGATTCGCGGCGCAGAAGGCGTGGTCCATGCCTTCCATAACGTCTGCCGTCACCGTGGCTCGCGTCTGTGCACCAGCGAAAAAGGCAAAGTCGCCAAGCTGGTCTGCCATTACCACCAGTGGACCTACGAACTCGACGGGCGCCTGCTGTTCGCCGGCTCCGAGATGGGCGACGACTTCGACATGAAGCAGTACGGCCTGAAACCGGTCAACGTGAAGACCGCTGGCGGCTACATCTTCGTCAGCCTCGCGGAAAACCCGCCGGCCATCGATGACTTCCTGTCGACACTGAACCATTACATGGAACCGTACGACATGGAGAACACCAAGGTGGCGGTGCAAACCACCCTGGTGGAACAGGCGAACTGGAAACTGGTGCTGGAAAACAACCG
Proteins encoded in this window:
- the gbcB gene encoding glycine-betaine demethylase subunit GbcB; the encoded protein is MSNSFLNPVTTQTWANGRHIVRCVKVIQETWDVRTFCFMADQPIMFFFKPGQFVTLELEIEGVPIMRSYTISSSPSVPYSFSVTIKRVPGGKVSNWLHDTLHEGQELAVHGPVGLFNAMDFTAPKVLYLSGGVGITPVMSMARWFYDTNGNVDMVFIHSARSPKDIIYHRELEHMASRIDNFSLHLICEKHGLGEPWAGYRGYLNHKMLELMAPDFLEREVFCCGPTPYMHAVKRLLEAAGFDMKRYHEESFGATPPEARADAVEQAEQAADAPEIDVADLHQVEFTASGKSIRVAPGETVHAAAAKLGLLIPKACGMGICGTCKVMKLGGEVEMEHNGGITEEDEAEGYILSCCSVPKGDVRIEF